One window of the Alligator mississippiensis isolate rAllMis1 chromosome 5, rAllMis1, whole genome shotgun sequence genome contains the following:
- the LOC102575664 gene encoding galactoside alpha-(1,2)-fucosyltransferase 2 encodes MNFLLSRISGKVHYLLLIITTTSTIVHFNTRTSSPKHQFLSPNTTTQLLLTATPTPNEGIWTVNSIGRLGNQMGEYATLYALAKMNGRQACILPEMHQHLAPLFRITLPVLPPDVVQKVPWRNYWLHDWMSEEYRHIPDKYVRLTGYPCSWTFYHHLRDEILQEFSFHDHVRDEANQYLARLRGRRRNVTYVGIHVRRGDYVHVMPQVWKGVVADRAYLEKAMGYFRAKYEEPVFVVTSNGMDWCQKNIDASRGDVHFSGDGRESSPGRDFALLAHCNHTIMTIGTFGIWAAYLARGETIYLANYTLPDSPFLKIFKPSAAFLPEWIGISADLSPLMKGH; translated from the coding sequence ATGAACTTCCTGCTCTCCCGCATCTCTGGCAAAGTCCATTACCTGTTGCTgatcatcaccaccacctccaccatCGTTCACTTCAACACCCGCACCAGCAGCCCAAAGCATCAGTTCCTGtcccccaacaccaccacccagcTGCTCCTCACGGCCACCCCTACCCCAAACGAGGGTATATGGACGGTCAACTCCATTGGGCGCCTGGGGAACCAGATGGGAGAGTACGCCACCCTCTATGCTCTGGCCAAAATGAATGGGCGCCAGGCCTGCATCCTCCCAGAGATGCACCAACATCTGGCACCCCTTTTCCGCATCACCCTGCCCgtgctccctccagatgtggtccAAAAGGTCCCGTGGAGGAACTATTGGCTCCACGACTGGATGTCAGAAGAGTACAGGCACATCCCGGACAAGTATGTGCGGCTCACAGGCTACCCATGCTCCTGGACCTTCTACCACCACCTCCGGGATGAGATCTTACAGGAGTTCTCCTTTCATGACCACGTGCGGGACGAGGCCAACCAGTATCTAGCCAGGCTGCGTGGCCGGCGCCGCAATGTGACCTACGTGGGCATCCATGTGCGCAGGGGGGACTACGTCCATGTGATGCCCCAAGTGTGGAAGGGGGTGGTGGCTGACAGGGCTTACCTAGAGAAGGCCATGGGCTACTTCCGGGCCAAGTACGAGGAGCCAGTCTTCGTGGTGACCAGCAATGGGATGGACTGGTGCCAGAAAAACATCGATGCTTCAAGGGGGGATGTGCACTTCTCTGGGGACGGGAGGGAGTCATCCCCGGGCAGGGATTTCGCATTGCTGGCCCATTGCAACCACACAATCATGACCATTGGGACCTTTGGCATCTGGGCCGCCTACCTGGCCAGAGGGGAGACCATCTACTTGGCCAACTACACCCTGCCTGACTCCCCATTCCTCAAAATCTTCAAGCCCTCAGCCGCCTTCCTGCCTGAGTGGATCGGGATCAGTGCAGACCTCTCCCCCCTGATGAAGGGCCATTAG